From a region of the Myroides sp. JBRI-B21084 genome:
- a CDS encoding oxygenase MpaB family protein — translation MKIPERYQPKNNKSFASYWQPTKDNLLPFLLPKTNISDSEKLVPYYFKVDDLADEVAVEYFTNTPFNQAIAKLHTDFSLFPSNKNRLSLATQNLFQQLNEVPSWVDFDLVNLGTSYCNRTGTAALSVLRNYCLMGGYESSAINKPLIFTQALHKGAVKRLADTVDFWMYVTEINGLKPNNKGIYAVLTTRLIHAYSRIQIEKKSEWKSELWGRPINLWDMLATNLGFSIAFIDGLSKLKFKPTAKELEAVLHLWKYVGYLMGIPLHLLPNTGEEAAKQLFLWSKSQKGIDTDSKQLAWALYDEPLRVTFTKNKIMKWFVQKTNLGYNEVLLGTESRQELALPYSKAKYWILFLNKINEYFDTKAKSNPDYYNKIAKQGRKAQEKVWKLYQQAK, via the coding sequence ATGAAAATTCCTGAAAGATATCAACCTAAAAACAACAAATCCTTTGCAAGTTATTGGCAACCAACTAAGGACAACCTACTTCCCTTTTTGTTACCTAAAACAAACATTTCAGATAGTGAAAAGTTAGTACCTTATTACTTTAAAGTAGATGATTTAGCTGATGAAGTAGCTGTTGAATATTTTACAAACACCCCATTTAACCAAGCAATTGCTAAGTTACATACCGATTTTTCTTTGTTTCCATCGAATAAAAACAGGCTTTCATTAGCTACTCAAAATTTATTTCAACAATTGAACGAAGTCCCTTCATGGGTTGACTTTGATTTAGTGAATTTAGGTACATCGTATTGCAATCGTACGGGCACAGCAGCATTATCGGTTTTACGGAATTATTGTTTAATGGGTGGTTACGAATCATCGGCTATTAACAAACCGCTTATATTTACACAAGCATTGCACAAAGGTGCGGTTAAACGTTTAGCCGATACAGTTGATTTTTGGATGTATGTTACCGAAATTAATGGATTAAAACCGAACAATAAAGGTATTTATGCGGTTTTAACTACCAGACTTATACATGCTTATTCGCGCATACAAATCGAAAAAAAATCGGAATGGAAATCTGAATTATGGGGCCGTCCTATAAATCTTTGGGATATGCTGGCAACCAACTTAGGGTTTTCAATTGCTTTTATAGACGGGTTATCGAAATTAAAATTTAAACCAACAGCTAAAGAACTTGAAGCAGTTTTACATTTATGGAAATATGTTGGTTACTTAATGGGCATACCTTTACATTTATTGCCAAACACAGGCGAAGAGGCTGCAAAACAATTGTTTTTATGGAGTAAATCGCAAAAAGGGATCGATACCGATTCTAAACAATTAGCTTGGGCTTTGTATGATGAACCGCTGCGTGTAACGTTTACTAAAAATAAAATAATGAAATGGTTTGTACAAAAAACAAATCTGGGATATAACGAAGTTTTATTAGGAACTGAAAGCAGACAAGAATTGGCACTACCCTATTCAAAAGCCAAATATTGGATTTTATTTTTAAATAAAATCAATGAATATTTTGATACAAAAGCAAAAAGCAATCCTGATTATTATAATAAAATAGCAAAACAAGGGCGTAAAGCTCAAGAAAAAGTTTGGAAACTATACCAACAAGCCAAGTAA
- a CDS encoding NADH-quinone oxidoreductase subunit N, which produces MSTLIALASLAVLILVLEIINLRKTIVPLTLIGLLVALGINIGDYNTVESFYNNMIVVNKSTVLFNALFIVITFFIVALGQSFYKEQYDKISDYTSLKIFLLIGAYCMVSLGNLVMFFLGLEILSITLYILAGSDRTNIKSNEAGMKYFLMGSFASGFILFGIALIYGATAAFDIDQIITASTQLTMPKWFTVGFALMLVGLLFKIAAFPFHFWAPDVYQGAPILTTTTMSTLAKVAAVAAFYKLSVVFFPAMPETFTSLIAFLIAATLVVGNIMALKQNNIKRLMAYSGISHAGFMLLAILLGTTAEPYLFYYMVAYAIAGIAAFSVILYVCQDKNEELIMHFRGFAKHKPVLAVTLSLALLSMAGIPILAGFFGKLFLFTEALKQGYYVTVITAVITSIISIYYYFKVIITMFTYKNADVKTVYTKNTVYTVVAITAILINLIIGFCPSLIIDLF; this is translated from the coding sequence ATGAGTACATTAATAGCTTTAGCATCTTTAGCAGTTCTTATATTAGTATTAGAAATTATTAACCTGCGCAAAACCATTGTTCCACTTACTTTAATAGGTTTGTTGGTTGCTTTGGGCATCAATATTGGTGATTATAATACTGTTGAATCGTTTTACAATAACATGATTGTAGTAAACAAATCAACCGTATTGTTTAACGCCTTATTTATTGTAATTACCTTTTTTATAGTAGCTTTAGGTCAATCATTTTATAAAGAGCAATACGATAAAATATCAGATTATACATCGTTAAAAATATTTTTATTAATTGGAGCTTACTGTATGGTTTCATTAGGAAACTTAGTAATGTTCTTTTTAGGATTAGAAATTTTATCAATTACCTTATACATTTTAGCAGGAAGTGATCGAACAAATATTAAAAGTAACGAAGCCGGAATGAAATATTTTTTAATGGGTTCATTTGCATCGGGTTTTATTTTGTTTGGTATTGCTTTAATTTATGGCGCAACTGCAGCATTCGATATCGATCAAATTATAACTGCTAGCACTCAATTAACAATGCCTAAATGGTTTACAGTAGGTTTTGCTTTAATGCTTGTAGGTTTGTTATTTAAAATTGCTGCATTCCCATTCCATTTTTGGGCACCCGATGTATATCAAGGCGCTCCAATACTTACAACAACAACTATGAGCACTTTAGCTAAAGTTGCTGCTGTAGCTGCTTTTTATAAATTAAGTGTTGTATTTTTCCCTGCAATGCCAGAGACTTTTACTAGTTTAATTGCCTTTTTAATTGCCGCTACTTTGGTTGTAGGTAACATAATGGCTTTAAAACAAAATAACATAAAACGTTTAATGGCTTACTCGGGTATATCACATGCAGGTTTTATGTTATTAGCAATATTATTAGGCACCACGGCAGAACCTTATTTATTTTACTATATGGTAGCTTATGCAATTGCAGGTATTGCAGCATTCAGCGTAATTTTATATGTATGCCAAGATAAAAACGAAGAACTTATTATGCATTTTCGTGGTTTTGCAAAACACAAACCAGTATTAGCAGTAACATTGTCGTTAGCCTTATTATCAATGGCGGGTATCCCTATTTTAGCAGGTTTTTTTGGTAAACTTTTCTTGTTTACAGAAGCTTTAAAACAAGGGTATTATGTTACAGTTATTACAGCGGTAATTACATCAATCATCAGTATTTATTATTATTTTAAAGTAATTATTACCATGTTTACTTATAAAAATGCCGATGTAAAAACGGTTTACACCAAAAACACCGTGTACACTGTAGTTGCAATTACAGCAATTCTTATTAATCTTATTATCGGATTTTGTCCATCATTAATCATAGATTTATTTTAG
- a CDS encoding complex I subunit 4 family protein yields the protein MNCLIILLIYVLGAVATLASNSKNAAKIALVTSLINAVIALVLTGNYLNGTDVSFTQQWMTNPNISLAFVVDGLSLTMLLLTTLLLPIIILASFNTLYSKANQLYALVLFMAFAMAGTFLAQDGLVYYIFWELALLPIFFIGLLWGSGDWAERKRVMITFFIYTFAGSLFMLAAFAYLYSLTGSFAWTDLTKAMLTTKEANYIFLAFFLAYGIKIPVFPLHTWQANTYEKSPTIGTMLLSGIMLKMGIYSILRWQMPIAGNVSSQIINTVVVLCIIGIIYASLIALRSQNLKRLLAYSSMAHVGLIAAGAYVGNITGYQGAVIQMVAHGFVVVGLFYVADIIYKRYDTYEIKDMGGIRAQAPKFTTFFLIILFASIGLPGTFGFIGEFTLLFALSEKEILYAIFAGTSIILGAYYMLKMFQNAVLGTTDTKVFAEVTTKEYVVLTIICVVLIGLGIYPKLLTDLFIF from the coding sequence ATGAATTGTTTAATTATTTTACTTATATATGTATTAGGTGCAGTTGCAACTTTAGCTTCAAATTCAAAAAACGCTGCTAAAATTGCATTAGTAACCAGTTTAATAAATGCTGTTATTGCTTTAGTTTTAACAGGTAATTATTTAAATGGAACCGATGTTTCGTTTACACAACAATGGATGACAAATCCAAATATATCGTTAGCTTTTGTGGTTGATGGATTAAGCCTAACTATGTTGTTATTAACAACCTTATTGTTACCGATTATTATTTTGGCATCGTTTAATACTTTGTACTCAAAAGCAAATCAGCTTTATGCTTTGGTTTTGTTTATGGCATTTGCAATGGCAGGTACATTTTTAGCACAAGATGGTTTGGTTTACTATATTTTTTGGGAATTAGCCTTATTACCAATCTTTTTCATTGGTTTATTGTGGGGCAGTGGCGATTGGGCTGAGCGCAAACGTGTAATGATAACGTTCTTTATTTACACTTTTGCTGGTTCTTTGTTTATGCTTGCTGCTTTTGCTTATTTATACAGTTTAACTGGTAGTTTTGCTTGGACAGATTTAACTAAAGCAATGCTAACAACTAAAGAAGCCAATTACATTTTCTTAGCGTTTTTCTTAGCGTATGGCATTAAAATTCCTGTTTTTCCATTACACACTTGGCAGGCAAATACGTATGAAAAATCGCCAACAATTGGTACTATGTTATTGTCTGGTATCATGTTAAAAATGGGTATTTATTCCATTTTACGTTGGCAAATGCCAATTGCAGGAAATGTTTCATCGCAAATAATTAATACCGTAGTTGTTTTGTGTATTATTGGCATTATTTACGCATCGTTAATTGCTTTGCGTTCGCAAAATTTAAAACGCTTACTAGCATATTCATCAATGGCTCACGTTGGTTTAATAGCTGCAGGTGCATATGTGGGTAATATCACAGGTTACCAAGGAGCTGTAATACAAATGGTAGCACACGGTTTTGTTGTAGTTGGTTTGTTTTATGTAGCCGATATTATTTATAAAAGATACGACACGTACGAAATTAAAGATATGGGTGGCATACGTGCACAAGCTCCTAAGTTCACAACCTTCTTTTTAATTATATTATTTGCATCGATAGGATTACCAGGTACTTTTGGATTTATTGGCGAATTTACTTTATTGTTTGCACTTTCAGAAAAAGAAATACTTTATGCAATTTTTGCAGGTACATCAATCATTTTAGGAGCTTATTACATGCTTAAAATGTTTCAAAATGCAGTTTTAGGCACAACCGATACCAAAGTTTTTGCAGAAGTTACTACAAAAGAATATGTAGTATTAACAATTATTTGCGTGGTTTTAATTGGTTTAGGAATCTATCCAAAATTACTAACCGATTTATTTATTTTTTAG
- the nuoL gene encoding NADH-quinone oxidoreductase subunit L: MSTTLLLLTLIFPLVGTLVNGFWGKHLSKKVSGTIATVAIAASFVTSCLFFAYIQSTQQPIKVVLFEWMKFSYFSIDFGFYFDQLAALWLLFITGIGTLIHLYSTSYMSHDEHFAKFFTYLNFFVFFMLILVTGSNLAMMFIGWEGVGLCSYLLIGFWYKNQDYNNAAKKAFIMNRIGDLGFLVGIFVTGYLYHTLDFVALQQHSYLAPSLGIATMAFFIAATGKSAQLPLYTWLPDAMAGPTPVSALIHAATMVTAGIFMITRLNFLFDLTPNVQHIIAVIGAVTSLVAATIALVQNDIKKVLAYSTVSQLGLMFLALGLGAYEVAVFHVITHAFFKACLFLGSGSVIHAIGGEQDMRHMGGLKKHMKITYATFFVSTLAISGFPPLSGFFSKDEILLTAFHHNTVLWIIASLASILTAFYMFRLLFLTFSNSFRGTKEQESHLHESPSAITMPLVILAALATVGGLISIPGNSWLNQFLKPVIKNSATLHPHTLGTTEYILMGLAVIGAFIGLGVAYMKYVKNKQVPVNDNNVAGIQAILANKYYLDEIYVFLIVQPINFLGSFFKKQIEALINGVVLSFGRIPSELSYQGKKAQNGNIGLYLFAFVIGVCGLIYYLFMCY, from the coding sequence ATGAGTACAACACTATTACTACTTACATTGATTTTCCCTTTAGTTGGTACACTAGTCAACGGATTTTGGGGTAAACATTTAAGCAAAAAGGTATCGGGTACTATTGCAACGGTTGCTATTGCAGCATCATTTGTTACTTCATGCTTATTTTTTGCTTATATACAATCAACCCAACAGCCTATAAAAGTTGTTTTGTTTGAATGGATGAAATTCAGTTATTTTTCAATTGATTTCGGCTTTTATTTTGATCAATTAGCAGCACTTTGGCTATTGTTTATTACAGGTATTGGTACTTTAATTCATCTGTACTCTACAAGCTATATGAGCCACGATGAACATTTTGCTAAATTTTTCACCTATTTAAACTTCTTTGTTTTCTTTATGTTGATTTTAGTAACAGGAAGCAATTTAGCAATGATGTTTATTGGTTGGGAAGGTGTTGGTTTATGTTCGTACTTATTAATTGGTTTTTGGTATAAAAACCAAGATTACAACAACGCAGCAAAAAAAGCATTTATAATGAACCGTATTGGTGATTTAGGCTTTTTAGTAGGCATTTTTGTAACAGGCTATTTGTATCATACATTAGATTTTGTAGCCTTACAACAACACAGCTATTTAGCACCAAGTTTAGGTATTGCAACTATGGCGTTTTTTATTGCAGCAACTGGTAAAAGTGCTCAGTTACCATTGTACACTTGGTTACCCGATGCAATGGCCGGGCCAACACCGGTATCGGCATTAATACACGCTGCAACCATGGTTACAGCTGGTATTTTTATGATAACGCGTTTAAACTTTTTGTTCGATTTAACACCAAATGTACAGCATATTATTGCAGTTATTGGAGCGGTAACATCGTTGGTAGCTGCTACAATTGCGTTAGTACAAAACGATATTAAAAAAGTATTAGCTTATTCAACCGTATCGCAATTAGGATTAATGTTTTTAGCATTGGGCTTAGGTGCTTACGAAGTAGCTGTTTTTCACGTAATAACTCATGCTTTTTTTAAGGCGTGTTTATTCTTGGGATCTGGATCGGTGATACACGCAATAGGTGGCGAACAAGACATGAGACACATGGGTGGATTAAAAAAACATATGAAAATTACCTATGCAACTTTTTTTGTATCAACTTTAGCCATTTCAGGATTTCCTCCGTTATCAGGTTTCTTTTCAAAAGACGAGATTTTACTAACAGCATTTCATCACAATACTGTTTTATGGATAATTGCTAGTTTGGCTTCAATACTTACTGCTTTTTATATGTTCCGTTTGTTATTTTTAACATTCTCAAATTCATTCAGAGGAACTAAAGAACAAGAAAGTCATTTACACGAAAGTCCTTCGGCAATTACAATGCCTTTGGTTATTTTAGCAGCATTAGCAACAGTTGGTGGTTTAATAAGTATTCCAGGTAACAGTTGGCTAAATCAATTTTTAAAGCCAGTTATTAAAAACAGTGCTACTTTACATCCACATACATTAGGTACTACCGAATACATTTTAATGGGCTTAGCAGTTATAGGCGCTTTTATTGGCTTAGGTGTTGCGTACATGAAGTACGTTAAAAACAAACAAGTACCTGTTAATGACAACAATGTAGCTGGTATTCAAGCAATATTAGCCAACAAATATTATTTAGATGAAATTTATGTATTCTTAATTGTGCAACCAATTAACTTTTTGGGATCATTCTTTAAAAAACAAATTGAAGCATTAATTAACGGAGTAGTTTTAAGTTTCGGTCGTATTCCTTCAGAACTATCATATCAAGGTAAAAAAGCACAGAACGGAAACATTGGCTTGTATTTATTTGCCTTTGTAATTGGTGTTTGTGGGTTGATCTATTATTTATTTATGTGTTACTAA
- the nuoK gene encoding NADH-quinone oxidoreductase subunit NuoK, with translation MEQVLQQIGIDQYIFLAILLFCIGAFGILYRRNAIVMFMSIEIMLNAANLLLVAFSNYHEDANGQVFVFFTMAVAAAEVAIGLAILVAIYRNIGSIDIDKLKNLKG, from the coding sequence ATGGAACAGGTTTTACAACAAATTGGTATAGACCAATACATATTTTTAGCCATATTATTATTTTGTATTGGTGCGTTTGGTATTTTATACCGTAGAAACGCAATTGTAATGTTTATGTCTATTGAGATTATGTTGAATGCTGCTAACTTATTGTTAGTTGCTTTTTCTAACTATCACGAAGATGCAAACGGACAAGTATTTGTATTTTTTACAATGGCTGTTGCCGCAGCAGAAGTTGCAATTGGCTTGGCCATTTTAGTAGCCATTTACAGAAACATTGGATCAATTGATATTGATAAACTTAAAAATTTAAAAGGATAG
- a CDS encoding NADH-quinone oxidoreductase subunit J family protein, giving the protein MIEILFYILSAVTLGSAFLTILSKNPIHSAIWLVVCFFSVAGHYALLNSQFLAMVHIIVYSGAIMILMLFTIMLMNLNVSDEIAKPVVTKILATVCFCLIGFFLVSALAQNAPAIETYTTTGADFQSIQVLGKVLLNEFVVPFEMAAVLLLMAMIGAVLISKKEKKTT; this is encoded by the coding sequence ATGATAGAGATTTTATTTTACATTCTTTCGGCTGTTACTTTAGGAAGTGCGTTTTTAACCATACTTTCTAAAAACCCAATTCACAGTGCCATTTGGTTGGTAGTTTGCTTTTTTAGCGTTGCTGGCCATTACGCCTTGTTAAACTCGCAATTTTTAGCAATGGTTCATATTATTGTATATTCAGGTGCAATTATGATTTTAATGTTGTTTACCATTATGCTTATGAACCTAAATGTTAGCGATGAAATTGCCAAACCTGTAGTAACAAAAATTCTTGCAACGGTATGTTTTTGTTTGATAGGTTTCTTTTTAGTAAGCGCATTAGCACAAAATGCCCCGGCAATTGAAACATACACAACAACAGGTGCCGATTTCCAATCGATACAAGTGTTAGGTAAAGTATTACTTAATGAATTTGTGGTTCCGTTTGAAATGGCTGCTGTTTTATTATTAATGGCAATGATTGGCGCTGTATTAATATCTAAAAAAGAGAAAAAAACTACATAA
- a CDS encoding NuoI/complex I 23 kDa subunit family protein: MSIQNISLSGRKKQVSNKEMTLGERLYIGAIAGGMATTFKHLFKKKVTISYPEETRPFSPVYRGQHMLMRDEEGRERCTACGLCALSCPAEAITMKAAERKPEEKHLYREEKYAEIYEINMLRCIYCGLCEEACPKQAIYLTTSKKIVKADTNREHFIFGKEQLVMPLEQAIRNTTKSE, from the coding sequence TAATAAAGAAATGACCTTGGGCGAGCGTTTGTACATTGGTGCAATTGCAGGCGGTATGGCTACCACTTTTAAACATTTATTTAAAAAGAAAGTAACCATTAGTTACCCCGAAGAAACACGTCCGTTTAGTCCGGTTTATCGCGGGCAACACATGTTAATGCGTGATGAAGAAGGCCGTGAACGTTGTACAGCTTGTGGTTTATGTGCGTTATCATGCCCTGCCGAAGCCATTACAATGAAAGCAGCAGAACGTAAACCAGAAGAAAAACATTTGTATCGCGAAGAAAAATACGCCGAAATTTACGAAATTAACATGTTGCGTTGTATTTACTGTGGTTTATGCGAAGAAGCTTGCCCTAAACAAGCTATCTATTTAACAACATCGAAAAAAATTGTGAAGGCAGATACCAATCGCGAGCATTTCATCTTCGGAAAAGAACAATTAGTAATGCCTTTAGAACAAGCAATACGTAACACCACTAAATCAGAATAA